In Zonotrichia leucophrys gambelii isolate GWCS_2022_RI chromosome 6, RI_Zleu_2.0, whole genome shotgun sequence, one genomic interval encodes:
- the ZDHHC6 gene encoding palmitoyltransferase ZDHHC6, producing MVGPGALQRARRLCHWGPAVALAVVAVCSATAMADAALWYWPLDTAGGSVNFVMLLNWTVMILYNYFSAMFVGPGYVPLGWTPEKSQDCMYLQYCKVCQSYKAPRSHHCRKCNRCVMKMDHHCPWINNCCGYQNHASFTLFLLLAPLGCIHASFIFIMTMYTQLYNRISFGWSSVKIDMSAAKRDPRPIIPFGLSAFAASLFALGLALGTTIAVGMLFIIQMKVILTNKTSIESWIEEKAKDRIQYYQTGETFIFPYDMGSKWKNFRQVFTWSGIPEGDGLDWPVRDGCHQYSLTIEQLKQKADKRVRSVRYRAIEDYSGVCCPVTKGVKTFFTTPCTEEPRIALSKGDLILATRGLKHWMYGEKILISAADGGIRERGWFPRNCVEKYQYDSETDQPVDGEKKIK from the exons ATGGTGGGGCCGGGCGCGCTGCAGCGGGCGCGCCGCCTGTGCCACTGGGGCCCGGCGGTGGCGCTGGCCGTGGTGGCCGTGTGCTCCGCCACCGCCATGGCCGACGCCGCGCTCTGGTACTGGCCCCTGGACACGGCCGGGGGAAGCGTCAACTTCGTGATGCTGCTCAACTGGACCGTCATGATCCTCTACAACTACTTCAGCGCCATGTTCGTGGGCCCCGGGTACGTCCCGCTGGGGTGGACGCCG GAGAAATCTCAGGATTGCATGTATCTCCAATACTGTAAAGTGTGTCAGTCTTACAAGGCACCTCGTTCACACCACTGTCGGAAGTGTAACAG ATGTGTTATGAAGATGGATCACCACTGTCCTTGGATCAACAACTGTTGTGGATATCAGAATCATGCATCTTTCACTCTGTTTCTCCTCTTAGCTCCACTGGGATGCATTCATGCTTCTTTCATATTTATTATGACAATGTACACTCAGCTTTACAACAGA ataTCTTTTGGGTGGAGTTCTGTGAAGATTGACATGAGTGCAGCCAAAAGAGACCCTCGTCCCATTATTCCCTTTGGACTGTCTGCATTTGCTGCATCTTTATTTGCCTTAGGACTGGCATTAGGAACAACTATTGCTGTTGGGATGCTTTTTATTATCCAG ATGAAAGTAATTTTGACAAATAAAACTTCAATCGAATCCTGGATTGAAGAAAAG GCCAAAGACAGAATCCAGTACTACCAAACGGGTGAGACCTTTATCTTCCCCTATGATATGGGAAGTAAATGGAAGAACTTCAGGCAAGTGTTTACATGGTCTGGGATTCCTGAGGGAGATGGCCTGGACTGGCCAGTTAGAGATGGATGTCACCAATACAGTTTGACG ATAGAGCAACTGAAACAGAAAGCAGACAAGCGAGTAAGAAGT GTGAGGTATCGAGCCATAGAAGATTACAGTGGTGTCTGCTGCCCTGTGACTAAAGGTGTTAAAACATTCTTCACAACACCCTGCACTGAAGAACCTAGAATTGCACTGAGTAAAGGAGATCTGATTTTAGCCACCAGAGGCTTAAA ACACTGGATGTATGGTGAGAAGATTCTCATCTCAGCTGCTGATG GTGGAATAAGAGAACGAGGCTGGTTCCCTAGGAATTGTGTGGAAAAGTACCAGTATGACTCTGAAACGGATCAACCAGTGGatggagagaagaaaatcaaatag